A single window of Gossypium arboreum isolate Shixiya-1 chromosome 13, ASM2569848v2, whole genome shotgun sequence DNA harbors:
- the LOC108464237 gene encoding gibberellin receptor GID1C-like isoform X2, translating into MARSNEVSLNECKMVVPLNTWVLISNFKLAYNLLRRPDGTFNRHLAEFLDRKVPANANPVDGVFSFDVLIDRGTSLLSRIYRPTTAEEPQLNIAELEKPVTAAVVPVIIFFHGGSFAHSSANSAIYDTLCRRLVSLCKAVVVSVNYRRAPENRYPCAYDDGWTALKWVNSRPWLQSQKDSKVHIYLAGDSSGGNIAHHVALRAIESGIDVLGNILLNPMFGGQERTESEKRLDGKYFVTLRDRDWYWRAYLPEGEDRDHLACNPFGPNGRSLEGIKFPKSLVVVAGLDLIQDWQLAYVEGLKKAGQEVKLLYMEQATIGFYLLPNNNHFHTVMDEISKFVW; encoded by the exons ATGGCTAGAAGTAATGAAGTCAGCCTCAATGAATGCAAG ATGGTGGTTCCCCTAAATACGTGGGTCCTCATCTCCAATTTTAAGTTGGCTTACAATCTTCTTCGTCGACCTGATGGCACTTTCAATCGTCACTTGGCAGAGTTTCTTGATCGCAAAGTCCCTGCTAATGCGAACCCAGTTGATGGGGTTTTCTCGTTTGATGTTCTCATTGATCGTGGTACGAGCCTCCTGAGTCGGATTTATAGGCCGACTACAGCTGAAGAGCCTCAACTGAATATTGCTGAACTTGAGAAGCCTGTTACGGCGGCGGTGGTCCCTGTTATTATTTTCTTTCACGGTGGAAGCTTTGCACATTCCTCGGCTAATAGTGCTATATATGACACTCTATGTCGGAGATTGGTAAGCCTTTGTAAGGCTGTTGTGGTCTCCGTGAATTATCGCCGTGCACCTGAAAATAGATATCCGTGTGCTTATGATGATGGGTGGACTGCTCTCAAGTGGGTTAACTCTAGACCATGGCTTCAAAGTCAGAAAGATTCTAAGGTTCATATATATCTAGCTGGAGATAGCTCTGGTGGCAACATTGCACACCATGTTGCTCTGCGAGCCATAGAATCAGGAATTGATGTATTGGGAAATATATTGCTCAATCCAATGTTTGGTGGACAAGAAAGAACTGAATCTGAAAAGCGTTTAGATGGGAAATACTTTGTTACTCTACGAGATCGGGACTGGTATTGGAGAGCTTATCTTCCTGAAGGTGAAGACAGAGATCATCTTGCATGTAACCCTTTTGGACCAAACGGTAGAAGTCTCGAAGGAATCAAATTTCCAAAGAGTCTTGTCGTGGTTGCCGGCTTGGACCTTATTCAGGATTGGCAATTGGCTTATGTTGAAGGGCTCAAAAAAGCTGGGCAAGAGGTTAAACTTTTATACATGGAACAGGCCACGATTGGTTTCTACTTGTTGCCGAATAACAATCACTTCCATACTGTTATGGATGAGATAAGCAAATTC GTATGGTAA
- the LOC108463345 gene encoding histidine-containing phosphotransfer protein 1-like isoform X2, with protein MGFLDEQFTQLQSLQDENNPDFVVEVVSLFFEVSERLLNELSKALEQQIIDFKRMDAQVHQLKGSSSSIGAHRVQKLCIVFRNYCEAHNVEGCLKCLQQVKHEYGIIKTKLESMFQLEQQILNAGGSIPV; from the exons ATG GGTTTTCTGGATGAACAATTCACCCAACTTCAGTCACTCCAAGATGAAAATAACCCAGATTTTGTTGTGGAAGTAGTGTCTCTTTTCTTTGAAGTTTCTGAAAGACTTCTTAATGAACTGAGTAAAGCACT AGAGCAGCAGATCATAGATTTCAAAAGGATGGATGCTCAGGTTCACCAGTTGAAAGGTAGCAGCTCCAG CATTGGTGCTCACAGAGTTCAGAAACTCTGCATCGTCTTCCGGAACTATTGCGAAGCTCACAACGTGGAAGG ATGTCTTAAATGTCTGCAACAAGTGAAGCATGAGTATGGCATTATTAAAACCAAGCTTGAATCTATGTTCCAG CTTGAACAACAAATCTTGAATGCTGGTGGCTCAATCCCTGTGTAA
- the LOC108464236 gene encoding gibberellin receptor GID1C-like produces MARSNEVKLNECKMAVSLNTWVLISNFKLAYNLLRRPDGTFNRHLAEFLDRKVPANANPVDGVFSFDVLIDRGTSLLSRIYRPATAEEPQPNIAELEKLVTAEVVPVIIFFHGGSFAHSSANSAIYDTLCRRLVSLCKAVVVSVNYRRAPENRYPCAYDDGWTALKWVNSRPWLQSQKDSKVHIYLAGDSSGGNIAHHVALRAIESGIDVLGNILLNPMFGGQERTESEKRLDGKYCVTLRDRDWYWRAYLPEGEDRDHPACNPFGPNGRSLEGIKFPKSLVVVAGLHLIQDWQLAYVEGLKKAGQEVKLLYMEQATIGFFLLPNSNHFHTVTDEISKFVSSDCIKTIGERIMQCIGALLCVDYVCLFKCFLG; encoded by the exons ATGGCTAGAAGTAATGAAGTCAAGCTCAATGAATGCAAG ATGGCGGTTTCCCTAAATACGTGGGTCCTCATCTCCAATTTTAAGTTGGCTTACAATCTTCTTCGTCGACCTGATGGCACTTTCAATCGTCACTTGGCAGAGTTTCTTGATCGCAAAGTCCCTGCTAATGCGAACCCAGTTGATGGGGTTTTCTCGTTTGATGTTCTCATTGATCGTGGTACGAGCCTCCTGAGTCGGATTTATAGGCCAGCTACAGCTGAAGAGCCTCAACCGAATATTGCTGAACTTGAGAAGCTTGTTACAGCGGAGGTGGTCCCTGTTATTATTTTCTTTCACGGCGGAAGCTTTGCACATTCCTCGGCTAATAGTGCTATATATGACACTCTATGTCGGAGATTGGTAAGCCTTTGTAAGGCTGTTGTGGTCTCCGTGAATTACCGCCGTGCACCCGAAAATAGATATCCGTGTGCTTATGATGATGGGTGGACTGCTCTCAAGTGGGTTAACTCTAGACCATGGCTTCAAAGTCAGAAAGATTCTAAGGTTCATATATATCTGGCTGGTGATAGCTCTGGTGGTAACATTGCACACCATGTTGCTCTGCGAGCCATAGAATCGGGAATTGATGTGTTGGGAAATATATTGCTCAATCCAATGTTTGGTGGACAAGAAAGAACTGAATCTGAAAAGCGTTTAGATGGGAAATACTGTGTTACTCTACGAGATCGGGACTGGTATTGGAGAGCTTATCTTCCTGAAGGCGAAGACAGAGACCATCCTGCATGTAATCCTTTTGGACCTAACGGTAGAAGTCTTGAAGGAATCAAATTTCCAAAGAGTCTTGTCGTGGTTGCCGGCTTGCACCTTATTCAGGATTGGCAATTGGCTTATGTTGAAGGGCTCAAAAAAGCTGGACAAGAGGTTAAACTTTTATACATGGAACAGGCCACGATTGGTTTCTTCTTGTTGCCGAATAGCAATCACTTCCATACTGTTACGGACGAGATAAGCAAGTTCGTGAGTTCTGACTGTATTAAAACAATAGGGGAAAGAATCATGCAATGTATCGGAGCTCTATTATGCGTAGATTATGTATGTTTATTCAAATGTTTTTTAGGATAA
- the LOC108463345 gene encoding histidine-containing phosphotransfer protein 1-like isoform X1, whose product MDLIQLQRQLVDYRTSLYHEGFLDEQFTQLQSLQDENNPDFVVEVVSLFFEVSERLLNELSKALEQQIIDFKRMDAQVHQLKGSSSSIGAHRVQKLCIVFRNYCEAHNVEGCLKCLQQVKHEYGIIKTKLESMFQLEQQILNAGGSIPV is encoded by the exons ATGGATTTGATTCAGTTGCAAAGGCAACTAGTTGACTACAGAACCTCACTCTACCATGAG GGTTTTCTGGATGAACAATTCACCCAACTTCAGTCACTCCAAGATGAAAATAACCCAGATTTTGTTGTGGAAGTAGTGTCTCTTTTCTTTGAAGTTTCTGAAAGACTTCTTAATGAACTGAGTAAAGCACT AGAGCAGCAGATCATAGATTTCAAAAGGATGGATGCTCAGGTTCACCAGTTGAAAGGTAGCAGCTCCAG CATTGGTGCTCACAGAGTTCAGAAACTCTGCATCGTCTTCCGGAACTATTGCGAAGCTCACAACGTGGAAGG ATGTCTTAAATGTCTGCAACAAGTGAAGCATGAGTATGGCATTATTAAAACCAAGCTTGAATCTATGTTCCAG CTTGAACAACAAATCTTGAATGCTGGTGGCTCAATCCCTGTGTAA
- the LOC108462894 gene encoding histone H2AX-like, producing MSSTGGSTKGGRGKPKASKSVSRSHKAGLQFPVGRIARFLKAGKYAERVGAGAPVYLSAVLEYLAAEVLELAGNAARDNKKTRIVPRHIQLAVRNDEELSKLLGSVTIANGGVLPNIHQTLLPKKMGKDKGEIGSASQEF from the exons ATGAGCTCTACGGGTGGATCAACGAAAGGAGGGAGAGGGAAACCGAAGGCATCAAAGTCGGTTTCGAGGTCGCACAAGGCCGGTCTTCAATTTCCTGTCGGGAGGATCGCCAGGTTCTTGAAAGCTGGAAAATATGCCGAGCGTGTTGGTGCCGGAGCTCCCGTCTATCTCTCTGCCGTGCTTGAGTACCTTGCTGCTGAG GTTCTAGAACTTGCTGGGAATGCAGCGAGAGACAACAAAAAGACCCGAATTGTTCCAAGACACATCCAACTGGCAGTAAGGAACGATGAAGAGTTGAGCAAGCTTTTGGGTTCAGTCACTATTGCAAATGGAGGTGTTTTACCAAATATTCATCAAACTCTTCTTCCTAAGAAAATGGGGAAGGATAAGGGTGAAATTGGATCTGCTTCTCAGGAGTTTTAG
- the LOC108464237 gene encoding gibberellin receptor GID1C-like isoform X1 → MARSNEVSLNECKMVVPLNTWVLISNFKLAYNLLRRPDGTFNRHLAEFLDRKVPANANPVDGVFSFDVLIDRGTSLLSRIYRPTTAEEPQLNIAELEKPVTAAVVPVIIFFHGGSFAHSSANSAIYDTLCRRLVSLCKAVVVSVNYRRAPENRYPCAYDDGWTALKWVNSRPWLQSQKDSKVHIYLAGDSSGGNIAHHVALRAIESGIDVLGNILLNPMFGGQERTESEKRLDGKYFVTLRDRDWYWRAYLPEGEDRDHLACNPFGPNGRSLEGIKFPKSLVVVAGLDLIQDWQLAYVEGLKKAGQEVKLLYMEQATIGFYLLPNNNHFHTVMDEISKFVHSFNS, encoded by the exons ATGGCTAGAAGTAATGAAGTCAGCCTCAATGAATGCAAG ATGGTGGTTCCCCTAAATACGTGGGTCCTCATCTCCAATTTTAAGTTGGCTTACAATCTTCTTCGTCGACCTGATGGCACTTTCAATCGTCACTTGGCAGAGTTTCTTGATCGCAAAGTCCCTGCTAATGCGAACCCAGTTGATGGGGTTTTCTCGTTTGATGTTCTCATTGATCGTGGTACGAGCCTCCTGAGTCGGATTTATAGGCCGACTACAGCTGAAGAGCCTCAACTGAATATTGCTGAACTTGAGAAGCCTGTTACGGCGGCGGTGGTCCCTGTTATTATTTTCTTTCACGGTGGAAGCTTTGCACATTCCTCGGCTAATAGTGCTATATATGACACTCTATGTCGGAGATTGGTAAGCCTTTGTAAGGCTGTTGTGGTCTCCGTGAATTATCGCCGTGCACCTGAAAATAGATATCCGTGTGCTTATGATGATGGGTGGACTGCTCTCAAGTGGGTTAACTCTAGACCATGGCTTCAAAGTCAGAAAGATTCTAAGGTTCATATATATCTAGCTGGAGATAGCTCTGGTGGCAACATTGCACACCATGTTGCTCTGCGAGCCATAGAATCAGGAATTGATGTATTGGGAAATATATTGCTCAATCCAATGTTTGGTGGACAAGAAAGAACTGAATCTGAAAAGCGTTTAGATGGGAAATACTTTGTTACTCTACGAGATCGGGACTGGTATTGGAGAGCTTATCTTCCTGAAGGTGAAGACAGAGATCATCTTGCATGTAACCCTTTTGGACCAAACGGTAGAAGTCTCGAAGGAATCAAATTTCCAAAGAGTCTTGTCGTGGTTGCCGGCTTGGACCTTATTCAGGATTGGCAATTGGCTTATGTTGAAGGGCTCAAAAAAGCTGGGCAAGAGGTTAAACTTTTATACATGGAACAGGCCACGATTGGTTTCTACTTGTTGCCGAATAACAATCACTTCCATACTGTTATGGATGAGATAAGCAAATTC GTACACTCTTTTAACTCTTAA